ttaaaatctgCAGTTAAAAGAGAAtgtatgaaacaaaaacatatattttaaagtaaaaaagaaaaaagtaacactgaaaaaatgaaatgtcagtcattatctactcacccccaacgctgaaagtcaggtaaagctTTGTGGTAAACAAAACCTTTCTGGAACTTCACAACAATACgtggcagcattctcctaaacaactgaagcagatggggacttgttttaaaaaggtaacaaaacaacaaacaaaaaaaccccctaacataaaatggctccatacagctcctccGCTGTAATTCAAGTCTGTGGAACCCCCGAGATCctaatttgatttgaaaagacgttatttacacccttgacgctcatgcacccacttcagacagagtGCTTAGCAGCTATAGCACtgattttggcttaaaaaaggtataaataacatcttttcaatttgggatcttggggcttccagagaaaCGAGTCCtgagctacttcagttgtttaggagcatgctgcaactctgttttgctgtgaagctccagaaatgttttgtggactatgaaacttcacctgactttccatcgaaATAACTAAATTTTGATTTGTGGGTGAACTTATCATTTAAGGGGAGAAACGACAATACCTGTGCATCGGTACTATCTTATGTAAGAGACTGTGACTTACTCTTGGCAATGTAAGTTTTGTGTATGAGGCCTGGCAGCACATGACCGTCCTCAATGTTGAAGTTGTCATGGGGACCGAACACATTTGTGGGAATCACTGACGTGTAAGGACGCTCATGCTGCTCGAAATATGCCCTGTGAGACGTAAACACAGTTTTACACACAATTCTTATTCGGATGATGATAGTGTGAATTTACTATAGATGTTTGACGAGTTCCAACCTGTTATACACATCAAGCATTCTCTTTGCATAGGAATAGCCAAAGTTCGAGTCATGAGGAGGACCGTTATGGACCTTGTGTAAAGAAGCAAAGTAAAGTTAGTCACCATTCACAAGTTTACAGACACATGCCAGCGTACAGCAAACACATTGATGCCTTTTACCATGGTCTCGTCGATTGGGTAGGTGGTCTTGTCAGGAAAGATGCAGGTGGATAGGCAGGAAACCACCTTGACCACATCAACTGCATGTGCAGCCTTCAGCACGTTATCATTGATGTAGATGTTGTTCCTCTGGAGGGGACAgacacaaatatgaaaataacacCTGTGCtagtttattttcagtgataacagaaaaacaaccttcTCATACCCAAAAGTCCAGGTTGGACTTCATGTTTTTGAAAAGTCCCCCAACCATAGCAGCCAGATGAATAACATGGGTTGGCCGATGTTTTTCAAACACTGCCATCGTCTCCTCCGTGTTcctgaaaagaggaaaaaaaaaaaaaaaacactcaaaaaccCAAGAAAAACACGAACTGAATTGTTTCTGTTGCTACCAAAACAGGTTTGCTTATTAGTTGTAGCTAGAAGAAGGATGTTCTCACAAGAGGTTGGCATCTTTGGACGAGAGGAATATCCATTCTTCCCCTTCCTTGGCTCCCCCCTCCTCATTGACCACGCGCTGTATGGCCCGGCCAACCAAGCCGGACCCTCCTGTCACCAGCACCCTCATTGGAGCGGTGTGATTGGCCTGACAGCTCATCTAGAAAAAGCAAGACGGACAAATACTTCATTAGGAATAAACATAatccaaacaaaacaggacatgTTAGAGGGTATAAGAGATGTTCTgataccattttttccttcctgttaccGATCCAATACCAGTGCGtgttaacaaaaaaaagatctcttttattttaaaagtaaatatatacaatatatacaactaaccctgtatggatgtgatatgattgcTATCATTGTTGTTGGCCTGGCTCAGGTAAAACCTTGCAGAGAATGACTGCCGTACAACATTCTTTTACCATCTATTTTGACAGTCAGTCATAgctgaaaaagaacaaataaagaaaactaggaataaataacaattcctttaaaaactgttaaagtgcagccactttttaaatagaacagtttaaaacagtagtgcaacagcaacttaaataaatctaggaataaatTATTCCCTAAACTTACTCACAGAACTTGTTTGCTTGCAGCACCGCACTGTGAAGAGCAAATCTTGGTGGCGATACTGTGTCACCCAGTGTGCAGACTCAGCAAAGACATGGGGCACACGTTGGAGGTCCAAATGTCATTAATAAAGCTGACTGCCTGCACGTCTTTCAGCCTACATGAAATGTGTCCCCTCACTGTCTCGTAAAGTTTGGGGAGAGCAGTTTCGTCGTTCGCTTTTGCTTGATGCATCTTCAAATGCTTAATGTGGTTGCTGGTGCTCACCGATACCTGCATTTTCGGCAGTATTGACAGCAGTTCTGATACTGGTATCGGAATCCTAACAACTCTAGTCAGGCTATATTTCATTACATAAAAATGAGTGATTGTTATGACATTACAACAACACAGTCTGGTAGATTTATCATCAAAGCCGGATCACATGCTAGACTAGACCATTGTCATCATTCATTTTTCTAAtgctttacttttatttattttcaatttcaatttatAAATATTGCAAAGGATCTGGTTAGCCAAATTATGATTACCATTTTTTCTACTTCCTTGGGATCTAAACTCACATTGGATATTGTTTTGTCGAATGAGGTTTTGGAACGTCTCAGAGACAATGACGCATTGAAAAGTCAGTGATACATTGGTTTTGGTGCTGCTGGATCCCTGGCAGCAGGTACAGGTATTTCAGGCACAGATAAATATCACAGAATGCTACATCATTCAGCAGTTCAATACAGGTCCGTGGATAGAGATGACATTTTCTTACCTTGATGAATGAATAGTACATAACTAACACTAACTTACTGTTGCTATCTTATTAAGTGAAGCTTTATTGATgtagcacatttaaaacagttaTAAAGCGCTTCAAACATGCAACGGACAAGGTGCTTTTGTATTTGATTGTTCTGACAATTCACTCAACATTTTCTGTGTAACCAAATCTAGTCATATGGAACTGTTTGCCTGCTCTTTTCACAGACAGCTTTTTAGCACTTGAGCATGTAATGCAAATTTACATGACCAAGCTTTGCACTGACTCTTGTTTCATCTGTTCATTTTTCAACCTATTTCATTTTGCACAACCTACATTCAGGCACTGCTGTGTTGGTACTTACAGTATTTAGTTATTTCTTAGAAAAGGTTTTATGTAATTCAATATTACACTTGTGACAACACTggtaatggaggcaggatatttgacagtttttacaGAGACTCCTGAACAATAATCATCACAAATGGCGATATAATGACTGGGTAAAGGCAAGAATTAGAGTATTAGttgtagaacagtctggtaagtttagaaaatgacatcactttactgtagtAAAGTAATCCAGGAAAAGACATACCACGACTTAATGATGTCCACACTATAagacgatatatagtctcatatcacgataaatATTGTATCTACTGTACAGCCCAAACCAGTGCACTGAAACTGTTCACCTgactgggaatttaataattacaaataCCCCAAGcccaatatcagctgataatatcaTCTGGGCTCCAGAAAACTGTGCAAACATGTTATTGTAATccttcttattatttatcaatttattatttgctagTATTTCTTGTTTTGGAAATTGTGttcacttgagtaaaagatGAATGACTACATAAATGTGAGACAGGCCAAAGTAAAACGGTTAGCTTACCTCTTTATTCGGTTGATGTACAACAACAACGTCCCAAGGCTCGTCTGACGGTTGTTACCTGCTTCTCATCACAGGTGACCAGTCTCCGCAGAACTGCAGCCAGGTAACGTTATTAGCCaaagttaatgttagctagcaggCATCCGCTTTCAATTCAATTCCTCCCAGCGAGTGTTATATTAATATAGCTCGATACACTGTGACAACGATACCGCTGGTAAATTATATAGCCgtgtttctttttcctctgaGTGACACGTTAGTGCAGTGAAACAACTCTGAGCCGGACAAACGCTGTCCTCAGCCGTTAGCTGTAACTTAACACGTAGGAGGAAAGAAGACGGCATGAAATGTAAAACTCGGCTTCCGGTCAttcccttcaaaataaagagcTTTTCCGTTTTCACGTCTCAAATATACgcaaaatgtcttaaattctAAAAGGCGTTAATTATTATAAAAGTGGAAGAACAAAACACACGCTCCTAAGTTTCGCTCAATGATTGTTTTTCTTACAGTAttttgatatgatatgatatttttttataataaaaaataccCCTTCCGCATAGCAAGAAAACAGGACAGGGACACGACACAACCTCAACACTCCCAActtcttttttcaatttatgtgaaaggggcactatgtagttttggggacgaaatgttaatcagaagagaaagatctttgtTGACTGTTGTTATTTGATGGCGCCCTTACTCATTATAATACGGTAGTAGCATTACTATTGTTCTGTTACGTGTTATACGGTGTGACGTCATTACGCTCCACATCAGAGCAGCGTGCCAGTCTGTTCTCCGCACTTCAGTGTGAGACTGGATAGCAGTCGGTTGAGCATGTAATGTCATGACTGCATGCTTCAATAAATATGCCTAAAGATGGCTAAAGAGGCATCCACGTTTTACTTATCGCCCTGACGCAATAAGAAGATTGCGCACTTCAGCTCTACAATCTTCATTGACCTTTTatgcccaaacaaacaaaatgaacaaactctctttgtttccatgactgaataaacaaacttaccttaaaggacaacacaatttcatactgttttactttttatttttatttggcggaccctgccaccttcaaacagtgctcttgggaccttattttcctatGACAACAGCTTGTTGCTCCTCGGTAGAATGAAAGGGAGGtacagcctctgtgtgttttcacatcTCACCAAACCTGATTTAACAGGTTTTTACAAGGGTTAACAGGACATACTGTACAACAGAGAACCGGAACCTCATTGTATACTTAGTTTGCTGCTGACTTTTAATTTAGTTTGGCCAGAACACTGGCACGTACTTGCATACTAGACAAGCCCACTTAAACTGGTTACCATATTACCATATTGTTAGTAATTGTTGCCACCTAGtggacagaaggagagagacagccACAGAGGATTCAATCTCACAGATCTAACAAGAGTTAACAGGATATCCAGCAGAGATCACTGACCTCATTGTATAGTTAGCAGCTGACTTTTTACTTGTTTTGGCTAGAATGATGTCTCAGACATTTATTTGTATTGGttttggctgtgtgttttactttgaCAAGAGTGTTTTCTCACAGCTTACTGGAGTTATGCATTAACATTCACCAAAATATTGTAAATCAAGTAACAAACTGCAAAGGAATTAAtagattacaacaaaaaaagtctAGATTTATCATCAAAGCAGATACACATACTAGACTATACCACTTACCAGCATTCAGTTTTAATATGCTTACATAtcttcaacaaaaaaacagatataatTCTATAAGTCAGAAATAATGTAAAGcccaaaatatacaaaaacaaaggatCAATTTGGCCACATTAGAAATCAACATTCTTCTCCTTCCACCTTCCAGGTATCTTAACTCAAGTAGAGGTATCGTTTTGTGCACTGAGGATTTGAAATATGTCTCTGAGATTTTATTTGCTACCCCAATACAACTGTGGTGAGTAGAATTTTGGTTGTTATGCATAAATCATTGAAAACGGTATTTCAACAATGTGCTTTTCAAGAAGTTGTCCCAGATCCTGTGGGTAATCCAAACACTTTGCTGTGAACACATTTCATTGGAACTACTGTGCTCTGAAGCAAACAGAAACAGTCCTCTCCATTTTTACATTGTAGTCATTTTAAAACGTGTGGAGCTTTATTTTTCACTTACATAGAATGATCAGTTGAATTAATTCCAGTATTACAACCCATTAATTCAACCAAAAACCACTCCAACTCACTCAGTAATTATTTGAATAGCTACATCTATGATCTCAGTgcaaaggcagaaaaaaaaacccaaaaaacaaacacgttCTTGAAGGAAGAGTTCacgcaaaaatgaaaattcagtcaaacTCATCCCCCTGCCAATAAAGGTGCAAGTGAAGTTGTGTAGTCCATtaatcattttgacatttaaaatgcaaaaaaaaagttcccaaatttgtttgaaaagacgttattaaCACcctttttaagatgaaatctttactgtagctgctaagataaAAGCATTAgtggtgtaaataatgtctctTCAAAGCAGTTTGGGATATcgagcttctggagacttggattacagcagaggagctgtatggagccattttacgtGTTTTAtcagttctgtttttatgttttaaacgtttgggagaatgctgcatcCCATCGGGATGGGAGTTAGTGggaaatgactgaattttcattttgggctGAACCGTTCCTTTTAATTCACAAAACAGCCCAAAATATAAGGCATTCAATTTTAAggatttttcatttctttttatttgaattgacCCAACGTCTTCCTCTTCTGGTTCTGTCTACTGAGGAGACGAGAACCTGCCGAGGAAGAGGATGGACTTGGTCTTGTTGTgtctgatgaagaagaggaaggggtGGTCCGCTGTGAAGTATTCCTCCCTCAGCATACAGAATGCCACCATacctgctgtggctgctgctgcctcgGTCCCCTCCTCGTTCACCTCCACAAAGGCCTTATGGACcactgcagacaggaagagTCCTCCTTCACCGTTCATGCCAGACAAATCTGCCTTCGCCCCACAGAACACGTCTGTCATGCCCATTTTAGACAGGGGCTCGTTCAGCTCGTAGTCTTCCTCCAGCTTGAACTTGGGCAGGTGAACGATGACGTCTGAGTGGACGTCCATGTTTTCCCTGTTGGTCCATTCATCCAGCTTCTCACGTGTTAGCGCTTTCTCCAGCTGGAACAAAAACCATACACTGTATTTAATCTCCAGCTCATGATAAGAGGTTGTATGCATCAGCTTGTAGGTTCTTCTGAAATCCTATAATAACTGACTGAGTTGctgttgtctctttgtctttgtctagCTGGACTATTGTTTGTAACGTATGTACGTACCAGTCCAGTCACCAGAATATAATGTAAGCAGTTAACATTTCCGC
This window of the Pagrus major chromosome 11, Pma_NU_1.0 genome carries:
- the LOC141005121 gene encoding GDP-L-fucose synthase-like, which codes for MSCQANHTAPMRVLVTGGSGLVGRAIQRVVNEEGGAKEGEEWIFLSSKDANLLNTEETMAVFEKHRPTHVIHLAAMVGGLFKNMKSNLDFWRNNIYINDNVLKAAHAVDVVKVVSCLSTCIFPDKTTYPIDETMVHNGPPHDSNFGYSYAKRMLDVYNRAYFEQHERPYTSVIPTNVFGPHDNFNIEDGHVLPGLIHKTYIAKKEGKPLVVWGSGTPRRQFIYSLDLARLFIWVLRDYQEVDPIILSVGEEDEVSIKEAAEAVVQALDFKGEVVYDTSKSDGQFKKTANNAKLRRYLPDFTFTPFDQALKETCDWFVANYDSARK